The Microbacterium schleiferi genome contains the following window.
CCTGGAGGGAGCTCTCAAGCTCAAGGAGATCTCCTACATCCACGCCGAGGGGTTCGCCGCCGGTGAGCTCAAGCACGGCCCGATCGCCCTCATCGAGCCCGGGCAGCCGGTCTTCGTGATCGTGCCCTCGCCGCGGCATTCGCCGCTGCTGCACTCGAAGGTCGTCTCTAACATCCAGGAGATCCGCGCCCGCGGTGCCCGCATTATCGCGGTTGCCGAAGAGGGGGATGCCGCCGTGCTGCCCTACGCCGATGAGGTGCTGCGCATCCCACTGGCCGACCCGCTGTTCGAGCCGCTGCTGGCCGTCGTGCCGCTCCATATCTTCGCGATGGGCCTGGCCACGGCCAAGGGCTTGGATGTCGACCAGCCGCGCAACCTCGCGAAGTCCGTCACCGTCGAGTAGGGGTCGGTTGCCTTGAGGCGGCCCGAACGCAGGATGACAGGCCGCGACGTGCCGCGCACGCAGGATCTGCGGCCGTTCATCCTGCGATCGGTCCGCGTCGCGGGGGTGCGGCGGCGGTAGGGTGGCGGATGCTGCGGCATCCGTCACCGCCGCCGCTGAGGAGTGCGCATGATCGTCGGGATCGGCGTCGACCTGGTCGACATCGAGCGGTTCGAGCGGACGATCGCGCGCACGCCGAAGCTGCTCGCGCGGCTGTTCTCCCCGGCCGAACGGATGCTGAAACCGCGATCCCTGGCGGCCCGCTACGCCGCGAAGGAAGCGCTCATCAAGGCGCTCGGCGGATCCGACGGAGTGCACTGGACCGAGATCGAGGTGACGCCCGAGGCATCCGGTCGCCCGTGGTTCACCCTCACCGGATCGACTGCCGACGTCGTCGCTGCCCGGGCCATCACGACCCTGCACCTGTCGATGTCGCACGACGCGCACCTCGCGACGGCCTATGTGATCGCCGAGTCCTCTCCGGAACCCGGGGCGCGAACCCACACGGACGGCGCCGAGCCCACAGCATCCGGCGCGGGAAAGGTGTGGGCTGGCGCGGATGATGTGGGTTCGGCGATAGGGGCCGAGCAGGGAGTGCAGGAACGATGAGCGTCATGCCCGGATCCCGGTTGCCGGAGGGGATGCTGCGGGAGGCATCCGTTGATGTCGCTGCGATCGCGGCGAACGTGCAGCACCTGCGGCGGATGACGAACTCCGAGGTCATCGCCGTCGTGAAGGCCGACGGCTACGGACACGGCGCGACCCGGTCCGCCGTCGCCGCACTCGCAGGCGGCGCGACACGGATCGGTGTCTCGGACATCACCGAGGCCCTCGCGTTGCGCCGCGCGGGCATCACGGCTCCGGTCCTCGCGTGGCTGCATGCGCCCGGAGCCTCGTTCCGCGAGGCTGCCCACGCCGGCATCGAGCTCGGCATCTCGAGCTTCGACCAGTTGCAGCAGGCCGCCGCCGCGGCATCCGTCGACAGGCCCGTCGGCGTGCACCTCAAACTCGAAACCGGACTCGCGCGCAACGGCATCGCACCCGCCGACTACGGCGTCGTCTTCGCCGAAGCCGCACGCCTCGAACGCATCGGCAAACTCCGCGTCATCGGGCTGTTCAGCCACCTCTCCAACACGAGCCCCGACGACGATCGCGCGGCGCTGCGGGTGTTCCTGGATGCCGCGGGCTCAGCCGCCGCGCTCGGTCTCGCGCCGCCGCTTCGGCACCTCGCCGCCACCCACGCCGCGATCGCCCTGCCCGAGACGCGGCTCGGCTGCGTACGGGTGGGGATCGGGATCTACGGCCTGTCGCCGTTCGACGACCGCAGCTCCGCGGACCTGGGCCTGCGCCCTGCCATGACGCTGCGCGCGGCGGTGGCGGCGGTACGTCGCGTGGATGCCGGACACGGCGTCTCGTATGGGTACCAGCACCGCACCGAGCGCGAGAGCACCCTCGCGCTCATCCCGATCGGGTACGCCGACGGTGTGCCGCGAAACGCCTCCGGTCGCGGGCCGGTCTGGATCGGCGGCAAGCCCTTCGCCGTCGCCGGCCGCATCGCGATGGACCAGTTCGTCGTCGACGTCGGCGACCACCCGGTCGCGGTCGGCGACGAGGCAGTGCTGTTCGGCGACCCCACGCTCGGCGTCCCGTCAGCCGATGACTGGGCCCGCGCCGCCGGCACGATCAACTACGAGATCGTGACCCGCATCGGTCCTCGCGTGCCGCGTCGGCAGGTCTCGTCGTGAGCGGGCTCGACGAACTGATCGGCGAGCGCGAGGTCACGAGCCCCGCCGATATGCACGCTCTCGGGTGCAGATGGGGAGGATGCTGCGTCCGGGCGATCTCGTCGTGCTCACCGGGGTGCTCGGGGCCGGCAAGACGACCCTCACCCGCGGGATCGGTGAGGGACTCGGCGTGCGCGGACCCATCCAGAGCCCGACCTTCGTGCTGGCGCGGACGCATCCGTCTCTCGTCGGTGGTGCGCCGCTCGTGCACGTGGATGCCTACCGACTGGGCTCGCCAGCCGAACTCGACGACCTCGACATCGACTACGACGGATCTGTCGTCGTCGTCGAGTGGGGGCGCGGAATGGTGGCTGGCCTGCGCGACCACTGGTGGGACGTCGAACTGCAGCAGGAATGGCACGGCACCGGCGTCGATACCGCCTGCGGCACCTACGGACCGGCAGCCGCGGAACTCGAAGCCGACGCGCCGCGCGTGGTCAGCATCCGTCGCGAACCGTCCTGACTTGCGCCGGAGCCGGTGGGGCCCGGGGTCTGGAACGGTGGTCGGGGCGCGTGAGCTGTGCCGAATGCAGGATGGATGCGTGCCTGGGCGGCGTGGCGGCGGGGTGGAGCGTGGATGATCCTGCGTTCGGTCCGGCCGCGACGGGTGGGCGGCGGTGAGGACGCTGGCCGGCGGCGGGTCGCTGGCAGGGGCCGCTGGCCGGGGGCTGGGGCCGCTGGCCGAGGGCTGGGCGGGTGGTGCCCGGGCCGAACGCAGGATGAATCGGGTGCCAGCACCGCCGAACGTGCCTGCACTGGCGGCTGAGCCTGCAATCGGCACACGGCAGGTGTTCCCGGGCCCCGCCGCGGATACCCTGGGAAGGTGATTCTCGGCATCGACACGTCGCTTGGCACCGCGGCTGCGGTCGTCGAGACCGACGGCGTGGTGCTCGCCGAAGCGTCGAGCGCGAATCCGCTCGGTCACGCCGAAGTCATCGGTGACCTGCTGCAGACCGTGCTCGGCACGGCGCGCACCGACGCCCCCCTCGGTCACGCCGGCGCCGGTACGCCGGGAGCGCCCGCGGAGATCACTGCGGTTGCCGCGGGCATGGGTCCTGGGCCGTTCACCGGACTGCGCGTCGGCATCGCTGCCGCCCGAACCTTCGCGCTGGGGCGCGGCATCCCCGTGGTCCCGGTGGTCAGCCACGATGCTGCAGCGCTCGGCATCCTGCTCGACGAGGCGCTCGCCGGTGAGACGGATGCCGATCCGGAGCGGTTTGCCATCGTCACGGATGCCCGCCGCCGCGAGTTCGCCTACACGGTGTACGAGGGGATGGATGACGACGGCCTGCCGATCCGTGTCGCTGAACCCGCGCTAAGCCCCCGCGATGACATCGATGCGGTGCTGACCGAGCTCGACGCCCGTCGGCACGACACGACTGCCATCTCGGCGGCCATGGTGGCGCTGGTCGCGGCGCGGGCAGTGGCGGCGGGGCGTGAGGTCGGTCCGCGGGACGCGCTGTACCTGCGCTCGCCGGATGTGACTCTCTCGGCCGGGCCGAAGAAGGTGGGAACATGAGCATCCGCCTCGCGACCGCCGACGACCTCGCCGCGATCATGGCGATCGAGCGGGCGTCGTTTCCGACCGACGCGTGGTCAGAGACGATGATGGCCGCCGAGCTTGCGTCGCCCCACGGTTCGTACGTCGTCGTCGAGGAGGCGGGGCGCATCGTCGGATACGGCGGAGTGCGCGCGGTGCGCGGGGCGGCGGATGCCGACATCCAGACCATCGCGCTCGAGACGGCCGCCCGAGGAACGGGCCGGGGACGGATACTGCTCGCCGCGCTTCTCGAGCACGCCCGCGAGGCCGGGGCAAGGACCATGTTCCTCGAGGTCCGCGACGACAACGCGGTCGCCCGAAACCTGTACCAGCGCGAAGGCTTCCTCGAGACCGGCCGGCGCCCGCGCTATTACCAGCCCGACGACGTCGACGCGATCATCATGCAGCTCGACCTTGTCGGATGGGATGCCGCGCGGCGCGAGGTCGGCGGCGACGCGGCGCTCGCGGCGGAACAACCCTCGGGCGGGACGCGAGGAACTGCCGTGGCATCGGGGGAGTGTGCACATGAGCGCCGCCCGCGAACCCCTCGTCCTCGGGATCGAGACCAGCTGCGACGAGACCGGCATCGGCATCGTGCGCGGCCGCACGCTGCTGTCGAACACGATCGCCTCGAGCATGGACGAACACGCCCGCTACGGCGGGGTCGTGCCCGAGGTCGCCGCCCGCGCGCACCTCGAAGCGTTGCAGCCAACGATCGAGGCCGCGCTCGCCGAGGCGCAGGTCGAGCTCGCGGATATCGACGCCGTCGCCGTCACGTCGGGCCCCGGGCTCGCGGGTGCGCTCATGGTCGGCGTCGGCGCCGCGAAGGCGCTCGCGGTCGCGCTCGACAAACCGCTCTATGCCGTCAACCACCTCGTCGGCCACATCGCCGCCGACCTTCTCGACGCTGACGCGCCGCCCCTGGAGTACCCGACGATCGCGCTACTGGTCTCGGGCGGTCACACATCCCTCCTGCTCGTCCGCGACCTCACGGGCGACGTCGACCTCCTCGGCGAGACCGTGGATGACGCCGCCGGAGAGGCCTTCGACAAGATCGCTCGCATCCTGGGCCTGCCCTATCCGGGAGGTCCCGAGATCGACCGCGCCGCGGCATCCGGATCGGACGGACTGGGCGGGACCCGCGCCGGCGACCCGAACGCGATCCGCTTTCCGCGCGGCCTCTCCCGCGCCAGCGACATGGCCGAGCACCGCTACGACTTCTCGTTCTCGGGGCTCAAGACGGCCGTCGCGCGCTGGGTCGAGCAGCAGGATGCCGCGGGCAATCCGGTTTCGACCGCGGATGTCGCGGCATCCTTCCGAGAAGCTGTCGTCGACGTCCTCGTGACCAAGGCGCTCGCGGCGTGCGCGGACTTCGGCGTGCCGCGCCTGCTGCTGGGCGGAGGGGTGATCGCCAACCGGCGGCTGCGCGAGGTCGCGCTCGAGCGTGCTGCAGCGGCGGGTGTCACGGTTCGCATTCCGCCGCTGTCGCTGTGCACCGATAATGGGGCCATGATCGCGGCCCTCGCCTCGGAACTGATCATGGCCGGGCACGGCCCCTCGACGATGGCGTTCGGCGCCGACTCGACGCTGCCGATCACCGACATCCAGGTCGCGGGGGAGGCACAGTGACTGATCGTGCTCGAGGGTTCTCGCGCTTTCCCACCGCCCCGGTGGACGTGCCGACGACCCTCAGCGGCCCCGACCCGTCGCCGGACCGCCCCGGCTGGGAACCGGATGCCGGACCCGTCGAAACCGCAAGCTTCGACCGCGG
Protein-coding sequences here:
- the tsaB gene encoding tRNA (adenosine(37)-N6)-threonylcarbamoyltransferase complex dimerization subunit type 1 TsaB gives rise to the protein MILGIDTSLGTAAAVVETDGVVLAEASSANPLGHAEVIGDLLQTVLGTARTDAPLGHAGAGTPGAPAEITAVAAGMGPGPFTGLRVGIAAARTFALGRGIPVVPVVSHDAAALGILLDEALAGETDADPERFAIVTDARRREFAYTVYEGMDDDGLPIRVAEPALSPRDDIDAVLTELDARRHDTTAISAAMVALVAARAVAAGREVGPRDALYLRSPDVTLSAGPKKVGT
- the alr gene encoding alanine racemase; the encoded protein is MSVMPGSRLPEGMLREASVDVAAIAANVQHLRRMTNSEVIAVVKADGYGHGATRSAVAALAGGATRIGVSDITEALALRRAGITAPVLAWLHAPGASFREAAHAGIELGISSFDQLQQAAAAASVDRPVGVHLKLETGLARNGIAPADYGVVFAEAARLERIGKLRVIGLFSHLSNTSPDDDRAALRVFLDAAGSAAALGLAPPLRHLAATHAAIALPETRLGCVRVGIGIYGLSPFDDRSSADLGLRPAMTLRAAVAAVRRVDAGHGVSYGYQHRTERESTLALIPIGYADGVPRNASGRGPVWIGGKPFAVAGRIAMDQFVVDVGDHPVAVGDEAVLFGDPTLGVPSADDWARAAGTINYEIVTRIGPRVPRRQVSS
- the tsaD gene encoding tRNA (adenosine(37)-N6)-threonylcarbamoyltransferase complex transferase subunit TsaD, with translation MSAAREPLVLGIETSCDETGIGIVRGRTLLSNTIASSMDEHARYGGVVPEVAARAHLEALQPTIEAALAEAQVELADIDAVAVTSGPGLAGALMVGVGAAKALAVALDKPLYAVNHLVGHIAADLLDADAPPLEYPTIALLVSGGHTSLLLVRDLTGDVDLLGETVDDAAGEAFDKIARILGLPYPGGPEIDRAAASGSDGLGGTRAGDPNAIRFPRGLSRASDMAEHRYDFSFSGLKTAVARWVEQQDAAGNPVSTADVAASFREAVVDVLVTKALAACADFGVPRLLLGGGVIANRRLREVALERAAAAGVTVRIPPLSLCTDNGAMIAALASELIMAGHGPSTMAFGADSTLPITDIQVAGEAQ